The following coding sequences lie in one Lolium perenne isolate Kyuss_39 chromosome 2, Kyuss_2.0, whole genome shotgun sequence genomic window:
- the LOC127333763 gene encoding protein FAR1-RELATED SEQUENCE 6: MEEEDYSTESSNEEDVQEEGEKETSLAEGDVFKPVDMDPEWVPKVGMVFDSEEDAFQFYVAYGCRSGFGITRRSNNTFDGFRYRSTFICSKGGQSRLRSGVTRPARKRGTKTGCKAKMIVKDAHFQNRWEVIVLELEHNHALDPSLLKYKKHLENLSLNPPHMSEAPQDCSAAAHSSGVGDSSVPSSAHIEIKTKIDRNRKLKLAEGDLEALVSFFNDMQDRNPCFFHSLDMNEQGQLRNVFWADAKSRSSYNYFGDVVSINITNFSDQYDIQFVSFVGANHHAQPVLLGCGLLAGRSLGAYVWLFDTWLRCMNATPPPAIITNYCHDVAIAVKKVFPNARHRFCLRHILNELTEKLDGMEKKDGMITTFSTLSYDSVTMPDFDKEWQEMTQQFHLDGNEWFSRLYEVRAQWAPVYVKDFFWAGMSVTDRNDSAADYFDGWLMSGTSVKMFVEQYEAAVRSKLEKESYEDLQSSQMRQPMMTGLPLEEQAAKMYTVQIFQMFLNEMGRSFQCNYNILDRTDSGATYIISEHLNQAKKVEYKVAYDSVEEDIWCMCRLFQFKGILCRHALTVLRQELVPMIPPKYFIHRWCKDCKQTCSSISRDASLGAQELGSYDDLYKVGHQYFAEVVELGSVNSESKEYALSIMREIRDRVISYEKSLRDQRVDSQVSTANFAYNPVNEDFTDDALPISLNTKGWDLPQGQSKRSRKKKLATPSVLDTLKKKTKKAYNKRRNATANNLNTTVATPDSVPDSIHVQQNQVNEGWPLTSAGAPDAYPYGVETISFDLTQYNNAPSFHWPESSTRSQLE; the protein is encoded by the exons ATGGAAGAAGAAGACTATAGCACCGAATCATCTAATGAAGAAGATGTGCAAGAAGAGGGCGAGAAGGAAACAAGCCTTGCCGAGGGTGATGTGTTTAAGCCAGTTGATATGGATCCAGAATGGGTACCCAAAGTAGGCATGGTATTCGATTCAGAAGAAGACGCCTTTCAGTTCTATGTGGCGTATGGCTGCCGCTCTGGTTTTGGTATCACAAGGAGATCTAACAACACCTTTGATGGTTTCCGCTATCGCTCGACATTCATATGCTCTAAAGGAGGCCAGTCTAGGTTGAGATCTGGTGTGACAAGGCCTGCAAGGAAGCGAGGCACAAAGACTGGCTGCAAGGCTAAGATGATTGTCAAGGATGCCCATTTTCAGAATCGGTGGGAAGTTATTGTTCTTGAGTTGGAGCATAACCATGCCCTGGATCCTAGCTTGCTTAAATACAAGAAGCACTTAGAGAACTTATCTTTAAATCCACCTCATATGTCTGAGGCGCCACAGGATTGCTCAGCTGCTGCACATTCTAGTGGTGTTGGAGATAGCAGTGTACCTTCATCTGCCCATATTGAAATCAAGACCAAGATAGACAGAAATAGGAAATTGAAGCTTGCAGAAGGAGATTTAGAAGCCTTGGTGAGTTTTTTCAATGACATGCAGGACCGAAACCCATGTTTTTTTCATAGTTTAGACATGAATGAGCAAGGACAGCTAAGGAATGTCTTCTGGGCTGATGCCAAATCACGTAGTTCTTACAATTACTTTGGTGATGTGGTTTCTATTAATATCACAAATTTCAGTGATCAGTATGATATACAGTTCGTTTCATTTGTGGGCGCTAACCACCATGCTCAGCCAGTGTTACTAGGGTGTGGTTTGCTTGCTGGTAGATCTCTTGGAGCTTACGTGTGGCTTTTTGATACATGGTTAAGATGTATGAATGCTACACCACCACCTGCAATAATTACCAACTATTGTCATGATGTTGCAATAGCTGTTAAGAAGGTTTTTCCGAATGCACGCCACCGCTTTTGCCTTCGGCACATTTTGAATGAGCTTACTGAGAAGTTGGACGGAATGGAAAAGAAGGATGGGATGATCACTACTTTCAGCACATTGTCCTATGATTCAGTTACTATGCCTGATTTTGACAAAGAGTGGCAAGAAATGACGCAGCAATTTCATTTGGACGGAAATGAATGGTTTTCCAGATTATATGAGGTCAGGGCGCAGTGGGCTCCTGTTTATGTCAAGGATTTCTTTTGGGCGGGAATGTCTGTCACGGACAGAAATGACAGTGCAGCTGACTACTTTGATGGCTGGTTGATGTCGGGAACGTCTGTGAAAATGTTTGTCGAGCAGTACGAGGCAGCTGTTAGAAGTAAGTTAGAAAAGGAATCCTACGAGGATTTACAATCATCTCAGATGAGGCAACCTATGATGACTGGATTGCCTTTGGAGGAGCAAGCAGCTAAGATGTACACAGTACAAATATTTCAGATGTTCTTGAATGAAATGGGGCGTTCATTTCAGTGCAACTATAATATACTTGATCGAACTGATTCAGGAGCAACATACATAATTTCAGAGCATTTAAATCAAGCAAAGAAGGTGGAGTACAAAGTTGCTTATGACAGTGTTGAAGAGGACATATGGTGCATGTGCCGGTTATTCCAGTTCAAAGGTATATTGTGCAGACATGCTCTCACTGTACTAAGGCAGGAGCTTGTACCGATGATTCCACCAAAATACTTCATTCATCGTTGGTGCAAGGATTGTAAACAAACTTGTTCTTCCATTTCCAGGGATGCCTCATTAGGTGCCCAGGAATTGGGAAGCTATGATGATCTCTACAAAGTCGGCCACCAATACTTTGCGGAAGTAGTGGAATTGGGTTCGGTGAACTCAGAATCAAAAGAGTATGCTTTGTCAATCATGAGGGAGATCAGGGATAGAGTGATTTCCTATGAAAAGTCACTAAGAGATCAAAGGGTTGACAGTCAAGTTTCAACTGCCAATTTTGCATATAATCCGGTGAATGAGGATTTTACGGATGATGCATTGCCCATTTCTTTGAATACGAAGGGCTGGGATCTTCCGCAAGGTCAGTCAAAACGTTCTAGGAAGAAGAAATTGGCGACGCCAAGTGTTCTTGATACcttgaaaaagaaaacaaaaaaggcCTATAACAAGAGGAGGAATGCCACCGCGAACAATCTGAACACAACGGTCGCCACACCTGACAGCGTACCTGACAGCATACAT GTGCAGCAGAATCAAGTAAATGAGGGATGGCCGTTAACATCTGCGGGTGCACCTGATGCTTACCCTTATGGA GTGGAGACCATTTCATTTGATTTGACACAATACAACAATGCGCCAAGCTTCCATTGGCCTGAAAGCAGTACCAGGTCTCAGCTTGAGTGA
- the LOC127333764 gene encoding pentatricopeptide repeat-containing protein At4g17616: protein MRSLPQVCRRCCGLLLFPRAAEAALTANRNGSWRRHCVLAAQRLSKSTSALPWESPSRETLLRMIDVGLKDGNLDEALRAFGNYKSLHGLPEPRVLNSVIVSLSYTSSRRWLQRAYDLVLSVYQRNGNLLNTSSLMRLALALSRDQTPVPASATLRVIMQSGKLPDVDMLRMVFLHMVKSQVGSYLAADVLAETCESFLSQISDRRQLKKLDPLKNNVTLFNMVLESCVNFKCMIKAQKIMELMSLVGVVADVNTMAIAARVCEMVGQRDELVTMKKSIDSLLPFFQHYQHFYDSLLSLQFSFNDMDAAAHLLIDLYRQRKSHAFNNNDVQKQGIIQIGSGNLKSGYRIMFDPAKLDKGFVLDTTKQCNLLVPVDGNLLPSEKALAKFIVGCVKAKKLGPLSSFFITLHEEDLKGVSASDVINACIQMGWLHEAHDILDALDSAKVPIEVGTYMSLLRAYEKEHKPEEFNGLLQQIQKIASTMAEFHTSPSFTIKDIANILKDEMPQTISSLLSTLVEETEHYDPGDYLTFQLNNSILFFCKANMMEDAMSTYKRMREQNIRPNLHTFCHILCGYSSLGMYREITILWGEIKRRLECGEISVDRDLLDCLVLDFLKGGYFSRVMEVTSYMSTHNIYCDKWKYRQVFLKLHKNLYGNLNSLHDKTEAQSKRIEDVRAFRSWAGIK, encoded by the exons ATGAGGAGCTTGCCCCAGGTGTGCCGCCGTTGCTGCGGGCTCCTGCTGTTTCCTCGCGCTGCCGAAGCTGCCTTGACT GCCAATCGCAATGGGTCATGGAGGAGGCATTGCGTTCTAGCTGCACAGCGTCTTTCCAAGAGCACAAGTGCCCTGCCATGGGAATCACCGTCCCGTGAAACTCTACTAAGGATGATCGATGTTGGCCTCAAGGACGGCAATCTCGATGAGGCGCTGCGAGCATTCGGCAATTACAAAAGCCTGCACGGTCTTCCCGAGCCGAGGGTATTGAACAGCGTGATCGTGTCGCTGTCCTACACATCTAGCCGGAGGTGGCTTCAGAGAGCCTATGACCTGGTTCTGTCAGTTTATCAGCGCAACGGCAATCTTCTCAACACTAGCTCGCTGATGAGGTTAGCTCTGGCACTTTCAAGAGATCAGACGCCTGTCCCTGCCTCCGCGACCCTTAGGGTCATCATGCAGAGTGGCAAGCTTCCTGATGTTGATATGCTCAGGATGGTGTTTTTGCACATGGTGAAATCACAAGTGGGGTCCTATCTCGCTGCCGATGTTCTAGCTGAGACCTGCGAGTCTTTCTTGAGTCAAATATCAGATAGGCGACAGCTGAAGAAATTGGACCCGTTAAAGAACAACGTCACCTTGTTCAATATGGTTTTGGAGTCGTGTGTTAACTTCAAATGCATGATCAAAGCCCAGAAAATAATGGAGTTGATGTCATTGGTTGGGGTTGTAGCCGATGTGAATACAATGGCGATTGCTGCTCGTGTCTGTGAAATGGTTGGGCAGCGAGACGAGTTGGTCACCATGAAAAAAAGCATTGATTCCCTTTTGCCATTCTTTCAGCACTATCAACATTTTTATGACAGTTTATTGAGCCTACAGTTCAGTTTCAATGACATGGATGCTGCTGCACATCTTTTGATCGATCTGTATCGGCAACGAAAGTCACATGCTTTCAATAACAATGACGTTCAGAAACAGGGTATAATACAAATTGGCTCTGGTAACCTCAAAAGTGGATATAGAATAATGTTTGACCCCGCAAAACTGGATAAAGGTTTTGTTTTGGATACAACAAAGCAGTGCAACCTTCTCGTTCCTGTTGATGGAAATCTTCTTCCTAGTGAAAAAGCCCTTGCTAAATTCATTGTTGGCTGCGTGAAAGCGAAGAAATTGGGTCCATTGTCTAGCTTTTTTATTACATTGCATGAAGAAGATCTAAAGGGAGTTTCTGCTTCAGATGTGATTAATGCATGCATTCAGATGGGTTGGTTGCATGAGGCTCATGATATCCTGGATGCTTTAGATTCAGCCAAGGTTCCTATCGAGGTTGGTACCTACATGTCTCTTCTGAGAGCATATGAGAAGGAGCATAAACCTGAAGAATTCAATGGGCTTCTCCAACAGATACAGAAAATAGCATCTACCATGGCTGAATTTCATACTAGTCCATCATTTACCATAAAGGACATTGCCAACATACTCAAGGATGAGATGCCCCAAACTATATCATCTTTGCTCTCCACTTTGGTTGAAGAAACTGAACACTATGACCCTGGAGACTACTTAACCTTTCAGTTAAATAATTCAATTCTTTTCTTCTGCAAGGCAAATATGATGGAAGATGCTATGAGTACATATAAGCGCATGAGAGAGCAAAATATTAGGCCCAATCTGCATACCTTTTGCCACATATTGTGTGGATATTCTTCACTAGGCATGTATAGGGAGATCACCATACTGTGGGGAGAAATAAAGCGCAGACTCGAGTGTGGAGAAATATCTGTTGATAGGGATTTGCTTGACTGCTTGGTTTTGGATTTCCTCAAAGGTGGCTATTTTTCAAGGGTGATGGAGGTTACAAGTTACATGTCAACCCATAATATTTACTGCGACAAGTGGAAATATAGGCAAGTCTTTCTGAAGCTGCACAAGAATCTATATGGGAACTTGAATTCATTGCATGACAAAACAGAAGCTCAGAGCAAAAGGATCGAAGATGTCCGAGCTTTCAGGTCATGGGCAGGCATCAAATAG